A genome region from Bacteroides stercoris ATCC 43183 includes the following:
- a CDS encoding alpha-L-fucosidase: protein MKKRFLSLIAGTCLSVTLFAQNNFITKEHGFVHGISKEYEWPTDPEVLKKLEQWQDLKFGIMFHWGIYSVPGISESWALCSEDRFTDRRKKILPGATYGDFKKWYWGLAESFNPTKFEPTEWAAIMKDAGFKYLIFTTKHHDGFCMFDSKYTDYNIAQGPYKNGKYKNVAYHLFNAFRQQGFMIGAYFSKPDWHCEYYWDPALSTPTRNPNYDIQKYPEKWTKYQQYTANQIDELMSNYGRIDILWLDGGWVRKDKGQDIKLDEIVDNARKKQPGLIAVDRTIPGRNENYQTPELNVPKTQQTHPWESCITLANSWGWNPTPKYKSVNRIINTLAEITAKGGCLALNVGPTGEGVIEEEAIIRLKQIGEWLRKNGKAIYATRITPNYNYGNVWFTANKDRKTLYAIYALPEGEKLPASIEWEGNEPSGKMTLLQNGKQVKYTCENGKVTVILPQGLKNEALAFSFRVKK from the coding sequence ATGAAGAAAAGATTTTTATCCTTAATTGCAGGAACCTGTCTGTCTGTTACACTCTTTGCACAAAACAACTTTATCACCAAAGAACATGGATTCGTACACGGAATTTCAAAAGAATATGAATGGCCCACCGATCCTGAAGTGCTGAAAAAATTAGAACAATGGCAAGACCTTAAATTCGGTATCATGTTCCATTGGGGAATATACTCGGTGCCCGGTATCTCAGAGTCATGGGCTTTATGCTCAGAAGATAGATTTACCGACCGCCGAAAAAAGATACTCCCGGGAGCCACTTATGGTGACTTCAAAAAATGGTATTGGGGATTAGCAGAATCTTTTAATCCTACCAAATTCGAACCGACGGAATGGGCAGCCATCATGAAAGATGCCGGATTCAAATATTTAATATTTACGACCAAACATCATGACGGTTTCTGTATGTTCGACTCTAAATATACAGATTATAACATTGCACAAGGTCCTTATAAAAACGGGAAATACAAAAATGTAGCCTATCATCTGTTCAATGCTTTCCGTCAACAAGGTTTTATGATTGGTGCTTACTTTTCCAAACCGGACTGGCACTGTGAATATTATTGGGATCCTGCGCTTTCCACTCCAACCCGTAATCCAAACTATGACATCCAAAAATATCCTGAAAAATGGACTAAATATCAACAATACACCGCCAATCAAATTGACGAGCTCATGTCAAACTATGGCAGAATAGATATTCTTTGGTTAGACGGCGGTTGGGTCAGAAAGGACAAAGGACAAGACATCAAATTGGATGAAATCGTAGATAATGCACGCAAAAAACAACCGGGACTGATTGCCGTAGACAGAACGATTCCCGGAAGAAATGAAAATTATCAGACACCGGAACTAAATGTACCCAAAACACAACAGACACACCCATGGGAAAGCTGCATCACACTGGCAAATTCATGGGGTTGGAACCCAACTCCTAAATACAAATCCGTCAACCGGATTATCAATACATTAGCAGAAATTACTGCTAAAGGCGGCTGCCTAGCCTTGAACGTAGGTCCTACCGGTGAAGGCGTCATTGAAGAAGAAGCAATCATAAGATTGAAACAGATAGGAGAATGGCTAAGGAAAAACGGAAAAGCTATTTATGCAACCCGTATCACTCCCAACTACAATTATGGCAATGTATGGTTCACCGCCAATAAGGATAGAAAAACACTATATGCCATTTATGCGCTTCCCGAAGGAGAAAAACTTCCGGCAAGCATTGAATGGGAAGGTAATGAACCAAGTGGCAAAATGACATTACTGCAAAACGGGAAACAGGTAAAATACACTTGTGAAAA